In Haemophilus parainfluenzae, one genomic interval encodes:
- a CDS encoding 1-acylglycerol-3-phosphate O-acyltransferase has protein sequence MLKIARILIVALCCILICVLGTIYSFIRFKNPSNVGVMARWFGRLYPLFGLEVEHRFPQNKENMPRCIYIGNHQNNFDMVTISYMVLPRTVSVGKKSLIWIPFFGILYWVTGNIFLDRENRSKAHSTMTELARRINEDNLSIWMFPEGTRSRGRGLLPFKTGAFHAAIAAGVPIVPVVCSTTHNKIDLNRWDNGKVVCEMMDPIDVSSYTKDNVRELATYCHDLMEKRIAELDAEIAQGK, from the coding sequence ATGTTAAAAATCGCCAGAATTCTCATCGTTGCACTTTGCTGTATTTTAATTTGTGTGCTCGGTACGATCTATTCCTTTATTCGTTTTAAAAATCCAAGTAATGTGGGCGTTATGGCTCGCTGGTTTGGTCGTTTATACCCTTTATTTGGCTTAGAAGTAGAACACCGCTTTCCACAAAATAAAGAGAATATGCCGCGTTGTATTTATATCGGTAACCACCAAAATAATTTCGATATGGTGACCATCTCTTACATGGTATTACCTCGTACGGTAAGTGTAGGTAAAAAAAGCCTAATTTGGATTCCTTTTTTCGGCATTTTGTATTGGGTGACGGGCAATATTTTCTTAGATCGTGAAAATCGTTCTAAAGCACACAGCACGATGACGGAACTTGCTCGTCGTATCAATGAAGACAACCTGTCAATTTGGATGTTCCCTGAGGGTACTCGTAGCCGTGGTCGCGGCTTATTGCCATTCAAAACAGGGGCATTCCATGCAGCAATTGCAGCTGGCGTACCAATTGTCCCCGTTGTGTGTTCAACGACGCATAACAAAATTGATTTAAATCGTTGGGATAATGGTAAAGTGGTTTGTGAAATGATGGACCCAATTGATGTGTCATCCTACACAAAAGACAATGTTCGCGAACTTGCTACTTACTGCCACGATTTGATGGAAAAACGCATCGCTGAACTCGATGCTGAAATTGCACAAGGAAAATAA
- a CDS encoding ESPR-type extended signal peptide-containing protein — MNKVFKVIWNHATQTWTAVSELGHAKGKTKSKKIVKLTALAGAVMGVVGTAQATVDTGASTITISSANPNNVVGTGEGEGNINIGTGAHTFRSENGKVSHDAIAMGTRATGTGDASVAIGLEASATQQNGIAIGHKATGVGQNAITIGEEAKSGKDLDVAIGRKANATGGESLAFGSESQASGQATVAVGKEAKSSGASAVSMGYQANASHNNAVAVGKASAASGENAVAVGLRATATGTRAIATGAGSSATGEQSLAVGFTAKAKADNSIAQGNNAVANKESDIAIGTNSVANGSEGVCNNGEKTNPSLPGGGATGCDGSAVALGKEANATGTNAVAVGVGAKASKKNTTALGSGANSTIENAVALGSNSAATSPFVPTNSATVGGYTYGGFAGATSGLGNGAVVSVGTAGNERQIQNVAAGRISATSTDAINGSQLYAVANRVENLSPFTFTGHNGSGSSPAEGTYKYDPKSTTNNVLKLIAGTGLKLTSNGTNEYTLSVEGAGSTGSTGPAGAKGDTGPAGPKGDTGPAGPKGDTGDTGEKGGSITGEVVDNKNGTHTITITDLESGSVTTTIVKDGKNGKDGKDGATGAKGDTGATGAKGDTGATGATGEKGEKGNSITGEVVNNGDGTHTITITDLGTGSVTTTIVKDGKNGKDGATGAKGDTGATGAKGDTGATGATGATGATGATGATGAKGDTGATGATGATGAKGDTGAKGDTGATGATGAKGDTGATGATGAKGDTGATGATGATGAKGDTGATGATGATGAKGDTGATGATGATGAKGDTGATGATGATGATGATGATGAKGDTGATGAKGDTGATGATGAKGDTGATGATGATGATGAKGDTGATGATGAKGDTGATGAKGDTGATGAKGDTGATGATGATGAKGDTGATGATGATGAKGDTGATGATGAKGDTGATGATGATGDTGATGATGAKGDTGATGATGATGATGATGATGATGATGAKGDTGATGAKGDTGATGATGAKGDTGATGDKGEKGDSITGEVVDNGDGTHTITITDLGTGSVTTTIVKDGKDGTGVTGKVEDNGDGTHTITITNESDGSVTTTIVKDGKDGTGVTGKVEDNGDGTHTITITNESDGSVTTTIVKDGKKGEKGDTGPAGPDKHVDVVSGNENTTKVEVKANGSKDGRDRFVVSANTTGITTTVNNNGTVSVDPNGNGDSLVNATTVVNAINNASFNITTGGHVDKVVEDTNGGKVAQVKPGSTVTITSGKNVAVKQDVDDKGNPTFFISTTADVTHNNVTAVNTTTTNLTVKPNGNVDMSGNQVHNVANGTKPTDAVNLSQLNATKTVVKPGIQTNVTTSLNATTGGTDYTVNVNTTALSNVTNTGKITVPDANTEGNKGLVTAIDVANAINSAYWKVADNAGNVQHNVTAGNQVNFVNGKATSSNVTAEANGVSKVSYDVNAGDGLHIDGNNKLVANVTDIKQGDNVVVNKDNKGVYTISANNTQASVSTDPNKGITVTPSVNANGTTNYKVTVDVDNDTITVNNQGKLVASGATNFNVATKDGGNQVAKKGGSSTTKITAGKTITYTAGKNIAIEQNGGDILVSTTEDVDHNSVTTNNLTVKEGGNVTVGPNSTVNMGGNQVHNVKAGTADTDAVNVSQLRSNVTNLNNRINKVGKEARGGIAGANAAAGLPQVYIPGKSMVAASAGTFKGESAVAVGYSRSSDNGKVIFKLQGNANTQGDVGGSVGVGYQW; from the coding sequence ATGAACAAAGTGTTTAAAGTTATTTGGAATCATGCTACCCAAACGTGGACTGCAGTTTCTGAACTTGGGCATGCTAAGGGTAAAACCAAATCTAAAAAAATCGTGAAATTGACCGCTCTTGCTGGTGCTGTAATGGGCGTGGTTGGTACTGCTCAAGCAACAGTGGATACCGGGGCTAGTACAATTACGATTAGTTCTGCTAACCCTAACAATGTAGTTGGTACGGGCGAAGGTGAAGGCAATATTAATATTGGTACTGGTGCTCATACTTTCAGATCAGAAAATGGCAAAGTATCTCATGATGCAATTGCTATGGGTACCCGTGCAACTGGTACGGGTGATGCTTCGGTAGCTATTGGTTTGGAAGCTAGTGCAACACAACAAAATGGCATTGCAATTGGTCATAAAGCAACAGGGGTAGGCCAAAACGCTATTACAATTGGTGAAGAAGCAAAATCTGGAAAAGATCTGGATGTGGCTATCGGTAGAAAAGCGAACGCGACTGGTGGTGAATCTCTTGCTTTTGGTTCTGAGTCACAAGCTTCAGGCCAAGCAACTGTTGCAGTAGGTAAAGAAGCTAAATCTAGTGGTGCATCAGCAGTTTCTATGGGTTATCAAGCAAATGCATCTCATAATAACGCTGTTGCAGTGGGTAAAGCTTCAGCTGCAAGTGGTGAAAATGCAGTTGCTGTCGGTTTACGTGCGACTGCTACTGGTACACGTGCAATTGCAACAGGTGCTGGTTCAAGTGCAACTGGTGAACAATCTCTTGCAGTAGGTTTTACAGCTAAAGCTAAAGCTGATAACTCTATCGCTCAAGGTAATAACGCAGTTGCAAACAAAGAATCAGATATTGCAATTGGTACAAATTCTGTAGCAAATGGATCAGAAGGCGTTTGTAATAATGGCGAAAAAACTAATCCTTCATTACCTGGCGGTGGAGCGACTGGTTGTGATGGTTCTGCTGTTGCTCTAGGTAAAGAAGCAAATGCAACGGGCACCAATGCTGTGGCAGTAGGTGTCGGTGCAAAAGCAAGTAAAAAGAATACTACTGCACTTGGTTCTGGAGCAAACTCTACAATTGAAAATGCAGTAGCATTAGGCTCAAACTCTGCTGCTACGAGTCCATTCGTACCTACTAACAGCGCTACTGTTGGCGGCTACACTTACGGTGGTTTCGCAGGTGCAACCAGCGGTTTGGGTAACGGCGCGGTAGTATCAGTTGGTACTGCTGGCAATGAACGCCAAATTCAAAATGTTGCTGCAGGCCGTATTTCTGCAACCTCTACCGATGCAATCAATGGTTCACAATTATATGCGGTTGCAAACCGTGTTGAAAACTTGAGTCCATTTACATTTACAGGTCACAATGGCAGCGGTAGCTCACCTGCTGAAGGTACTTACAAATACGATCCTAAATCAACTACCAATAACGTTCTGAAACTTATCGCAGGCACTGGATTAAAACTAACCTCAAATGGTACTAATGAGTACACCTTAAGCGTAGAAGGTGCAGGTTCAACTGGATCAACAGGCCCTGCTGGTGCTAAAGGTGATACTGGTCCTGCTGGTCCTAAAGGCGATACCGGCCCTGCTGGTCCTAAAGGTGATACCGGCGATACCGGTGAAAAAGGCGGCAGCATCACTGGTGAAGTTGTAGATAATAAAAACGGTACTCATACAATTACTATTACCGATTTGGAAAGCGGTTCAGTTACTACTACTATCGTAAAAGATGGTAAGAATGGTAAAGACGGTAAAGACGGTGCAACTGGTGCGAAAGGTGACACTGGTGCAACAGGTGCTAAAGGTGATACCGGTGCTACTGGTGCAACCGGCGAAAAAGGTGAAAAAGGCAACAGCATCACAGGTGAAGTTGTAAATAACGGTGACGGCACTCATACAATCACGATTACTGATTTAGGTACTGGCTCAGTTACTACGACTATCGTTAAAGACGGTAAAAACGGTAAAGACGGTGCAACTGGTGCGAAAGGTGACACTGGTGCAACAGGTGCTAAAGGTGACACAGGTGCTACAGGTGCTACAGGTGCTACAGGTGCTACAGGTGCTACAGGCGCAACTGGTGCTAAAGGTGACACAGGTGCTACAGGCGCTACAGGTGCAACTGGTGCTAAAGGTGACACAGGTGCTAAAGGTGACACAGGTGCTACAGGTGCAACTGGTGCTAAAGGTGACACAGGTGCTACAGGTGCAACTGGTGCTAAAGGTGACACAGGCGCAACTGGTGCAACAGGTGCTACAGGTGCTAAAGGTGACACTGGTGCTACAGGCGCAACTGGTGCTACAGGTGCTAAAGGTGACACAGGTGCTACAGGCGCAACTGGTGCTACAGGTGCTAAAGGTGACACAGGTGCTACAGGCGCAACTGGTGCTACAGGTGCAACAGGTGCTACAGGTGCTACAGGTGCTAAAGGTGACACTGGTGCAACAGGTGCTAAAGGTGACACAGGTGCTACTGGCGCAACAGGTGCTAAAGGTGACACAGGTGCTACAGGTGCTACAGGCGCAACTGGCGCAACAGGTGCTAAAGGTGATACAGGTGCAACTGGTGCTACAGGTGCTAAAGGTGACACAGGCGCAACAGGTGCTAAAGGTGACACAGGCGCAACAGGTGCTAAAGGTGACACAGGTGCTACAGGCGCAACTGGTGCTACAGGCGCTAAAGGTGACACTGGTGCAACAGGTGCTACTGGTGCAACAGGTGCTAAAGGTGACACAGGTGCTACAGGTGCAACTGGTGCTAAAGGTGACACAGGTGCAACTGGTGCTACAGGCGCTACAGGTGACACAGGTGCAACTGGCGCAACAGGTGCTAAAGGTGACACAGGCGCTACAGGTGCTACAGGCGCAACTGGCGCAACAGGTGCTACAGGTGCTACAGGCGCAACAGGTGCAACAGGTGCTAAAGGTGACACAGGTGCTACAGGTGCTAAAGGTGACACAGGCGCAACTGGTGCAACAGGTGCTAAAGGTGACACAGGCGCAACTGGCGACAAAGGTGAGAAAGGTGATAGTATCACTGGTGAGGTTGTAGATAACGGAGACGGTACTCACACTATTACTATTACTGATTTAGGCACTGGCTCAGTGACAACTACTATCGTTAAAGATGGTAAAGATGGTACTGGTGTCACAGGTAAAGTTGAAGATAACGGCGACGGTACTCATACCATCACTATTACCAATGAAAGTGATGGCTCAGTGACTACTACTATCGTTAAAGATGGTAAAGATGGTACTGGTGTCACAGGTAAAGTTGAAGATAACGGCGACGGTACTCATACCATCACTATTACCAATGAAAGTGATGGCTCAGTAACTACTACTATCGTTAAAGATGGTAAAAAAGGTGAAAAAGGTGATACTGGTCCAGCTGGTCCAGACAAACATGTTGATGTAGTTTCTGGTAATGAGAATACAACTAAAGTTGAAGTGAAGGCTAACGGAAGTAAAGATGGCCGTGATCGTTTTGTTGTATCAGCTAATACAACTGGTATTACAACTACAGTGAACAATAATGGTACTGTAAGTGTTGATCCTAATGGTAATGGCGATAGCTTAGTGAACGCAACCACTGTTGTGAATGCGATTAACAACGCATCATTTAACATTACTACTGGTGGCCATGTTGATAAGGTTGTAGAAGATACCAATGGTGGAAAAGTTGCTCAAGTGAAACCGGGTTCAACTGTAACCATTACTTCTGGTAAAAATGTAGCAGTTAAACAAGATGTTGATGATAAAGGTAACCCAACCTTCTTTATTTCAACAACTGCGGATGTAACTCACAACAATGTAACAGCAGTAAATACCACTACAACGAACTTAACTGTTAAACCAAACGGTAATGTGGATATGAGTGGTAACCAAGTTCATAATGTAGCTAACGGTACAAAACCAACTGATGCAGTGAACTTGAGCCAATTGAATGCAACCAAAACTGTTGTGAAACCAGGTATCCAAACTAATGTTACTACGTCACTTAATGCGACCACCGGTGGTACTGATTACACAGTAAATGTAAACACTACAGCGTTATCTAACGTAACTAACACCGGTAAGATCACTGTACCTGATGCTAATACTGAAGGTAATAAAGGTTTAGTGACAGCAATTGATGTAGCTAACGCAATCAATTCAGCTTACTGGAAAGTTGCAGATAACGCTGGCAATGTTCAACACAATGTTACTGCAGGTAACCAAGTTAACTTCGTAAACGGTAAAGCAACAAGCTCTAACGTTACTGCTGAAGCAAATGGTGTAAGCAAAGTTAGTTATGATGTAAATGCAGGTGACGGTTTACATATCGACGGCAATAATAAATTAGTTGCTAATGTAACTGATATTAAACAAGGCGATAATGTAGTCGTGAACAAGGATAACAAAGGTGTTTACACCATCAGCGCAAACAATACGCAAGCAAGCGTAAGCACTGATCCAAACAAAGGTATCACTGTTACACCAAGCGTTAATGCAAATGGTACAACTAACTATAAAGTCACAGTTGATGTAGATAACGATACAATTACTGTGAACAATCAAGGTAAGTTAGTTGCAAGCGGTGCAACCAACTTTAATGTTGCAACTAAAGATGGTGGTAACCAAGTTGCTAAGAAAGGTGGAAGCTCAACAACGAAAATTACTGCTGGTAAGACAATTACTTATACTGCAGGTAAAAACATCGCGATTGAGCAAAATGGTGGCGACATCCTTGTTTCAACAACTGAAGACGTAGATCACAACAGCGTAACCACTAATAACTTAACGGTTAAAGAAGGTGGTAACGTGACAGTGGGTCCAAACTCAACAGTTAATATGGGTGGCAACCAAGTTCACAACGTGAAAGCAGGTACAGCAGACACTGATGCGGTGAATGTTTCACAATTACGTAGTAATGTGACTAACTTGAATAACCGCATTAATAAAGTAGGCAAAGAAGCTCGCGGCGGTATCGCAGGTGCTAACGCAGCAGCAGGTTTACCACAAGTTTATATTCCAGGTAAATCAATGGTTGCGGCTTCTGCAGGTACTTTCAAAGGTGAAAGCGCTGTAGCAGTTGGCTACTCACGTTCAAGTGACAATGGTAAAGTTATCTTCAAACTTCAAGGTAACGCAAATACCCAAGGCGACGTAGGTGGCTCTGTGGGTGTAGGTTACCAATGGTAA
- the lpxH gene encoding UDP-2,3-diacylglucosamine diphosphatase, with translation MKPIYFIADLHLSETHPELTALFNDFMQNKAQEAQAVYILGDLFDFWIGDDETSPLISQVKQLIKNLTGKGIACYFIHGNRDFLVGKKFAQDCGLTLLPDYHCVDLYGVKTLICHGDTLCVDDVKYQQFRRKVHQNWRQRLFLCLPLKVRLKIAEKIRAKSKQDKQYKSLDIMDVNLAFTAQTMKAFGVNRLIHGHTHREGIHQENAYTRIVLGDWRKDYASILEVTENGYRFI, from the coding sequence ATGAAACCCATTTATTTTATTGCAGATCTTCATTTGAGCGAAACGCATCCAGAATTAACCGCACTTTTTAACGATTTTATGCAAAACAAAGCACAAGAAGCCCAAGCGGTTTATATTTTGGGGGATCTTTTTGATTTTTGGATTGGTGACGATGAAACTTCACCTTTAATCTCGCAAGTAAAACAGTTGATTAAAAACCTGACAGGAAAGGGCATTGCTTGTTATTTCATTCATGGCAATCGAGATTTTCTCGTCGGGAAAAAATTTGCACAAGATTGTGGTTTAACGTTATTGCCTGACTATCATTGTGTTGATCTTTATGGCGTGAAAACCTTAATTTGTCATGGTGATACCTTATGTGTTGATGATGTGAAATATCAGCAATTTCGCCGAAAAGTGCATCAAAATTGGCGACAAAGGCTGTTTTTATGTTTACCACTAAAAGTGCGGTTAAAAATTGCAGAGAAAATTCGCGCGAAGAGTAAACAAGATAAGCAATATAAGTCGCTGGATATTATGGATGTGAATTTAGCGTTTACGGCACAAACGATGAAAGCATTTGGCGTTAATCGGTTAATTCACGGTCATACACATCGAGAAGGCATTCATCAGGAAAATGCGTACACACGAATAGTGTTAGGCGATTGGCGAAAGGATTATGCCTCAATTCTGGAAGTAACAGAAAACGGTTATCGGTTTATTTAA
- a CDS encoding glycosyltransferase → MPQRTDQKTICWNAIVKNESAIIERCMSSMVGQIDYWVVVDTGSTDGTQQIIKDFMAKHKIPGELFERPWVNFSHNRSEALELAENKADYIFLCDADMTLEVLDPEWKSQLQGDPAYSVIQKNSTLRYSNIRLVNGRLTGRQRYRYWGATHEYCDSIEGNNSPTLLTGIELPDFTDGGSKGDKYERDAKLLMAEIKKLKALEKASDAKKQKAMEEGLWDRKEELIRRCTFYLAQTWRDSDQPKKALDTYKKRIALGGWVEEVYYSLLQVAKLKAQLNYPLDEVQQAFLAAYEYRPQRAESLYFLARYLRLNNRIKLAYIYAMAAISIPLSTDKLFVNYPIYEWKAKDELAVSAYWVKNYHICYALCVELLENPTIPEQDKQRIQKNLAFAKEHL, encoded by the coding sequence ATGCCTCAAAGAACTGATCAAAAAACAATTTGCTGGAATGCTATCGTAAAAAATGAGTCTGCTATCATCGAACGCTGTATGAGTTCCATGGTTGGTCAAATTGATTATTGGGTTGTGGTGGACACTGGTTCAACTGATGGTACCCAACAAATCATCAAAGATTTTATGGCAAAACATAAAATCCCTGGTGAATTATTTGAACGACCTTGGGTTAATTTTTCCCACAACCGTAGCGAAGCATTAGAATTGGCAGAAAACAAAGCCGATTATATTTTCTTATGTGATGCCGATATGACATTAGAAGTGCTCGATCCTGAATGGAAATCGCAATTACAAGGCGATCCTGCGTACTCCGTCATTCAAAAAAATAGCACCTTAAGATATTCCAATATTCGTCTAGTGAATGGTCGATTAACCGGCCGTCAACGTTACCGTTATTGGGGAGCAACTCATGAATACTGTGATTCCATTGAAGGAAATAACAGTCCTACTTTATTAACTGGTATTGAACTTCCAGATTTTACTGATGGTGGTTCAAAAGGCGATAAATACGAACGTGATGCTAAACTGTTAATGGCCGAAATCAAAAAATTGAAAGCCCTCGAAAAAGCAAGTGATGCGAAAAAACAAAAAGCGATGGAAGAAGGTCTATGGGATCGTAAAGAAGAATTAATCCGACGTTGTACATTCTATTTAGCACAAACATGGCGAGACTCTGATCAACCTAAAAAAGCATTAGATACCTACAAAAAACGTATTGCTCTTGGTGGCTGGGTTGAAGAAGTTTACTATTCACTACTACAAGTTGCAAAACTAAAAGCACAATTAAATTATCCACTAGATGAAGTACAACAGGCGTTTCTTGCTGCTTATGAGTATCGACCGCAGCGTGCTGAAAGTTTATATTTCTTAGCGCGCTATTTACGCCTTAATAATCGTATAAAATTGGCTTATATCTATGCAATGGCAGCTATAAGTATTCCGCTTAGTACTGATAAACTGTTTGTGAACTACCCTATTTACGAATGGAAAGCTAAAGATGAGTTGGCAGTAAGCGCCTATTGGGTTAAAAATTATCATATCTGTTATGCGCTCTGTGTTGAATTATTAGAAAATCCAACAATTCCAGAACAAGATAAACAACGTATTCAAAAAAATCTAGCATTTGCAAAAGAACATCTCTAG
- a CDS encoding multicopper oxidase domain-containing protein has product MLRLSRRQLLKTTAISTALAATPQSVLAASREKLTIPPLMEAKRGRPIILNMEETGYKLDGSHSVSVWGFNGNYLGPTIRIKSGSFAKLNYHNNLPQSIALSIQGLQASGELFGGAAKVLKKGESWAPIIPIDQPAATCWYRSATLANSAYQTYRGIVGMWLIEDDQSLKSQLPHKYGVDDIPLILQDMEFNGDGLQLFKQNQPHFVGNRLLVNGQEAPYLDVPRGWIRLRLLNASLARAYDLRLDNKQDMLLIARDLGFLPQGKAINSLILAPGERAEVLVNLSEGEGVSLISGTKRGIFDKIKNVFSSGNDFADNTVLELRPQGDVSAFSKKMNEQFNTDATAMLESKIAQERTFELDVTNGLINKQRFDPRRIDVSAKVGTIERWIINSSLPVGFTIQGAKFVIESQDDANVDVSELAWKDTVWVKKKVQILVKFEQPSSNTHPFLFGSSNLMLADMGCLGIMIVQ; this is encoded by the coding sequence ATGTTGCGTCTTTCTCGTCGCCAATTATTAAAAACTACCGCAATTTCAACCGCACTTGCTGCCACACCTCAATCGGTATTAGCAGCATCCCGTGAAAAATTAACCATTCCGCCGTTGATGGAAGCGAAACGTGGTCGTCCAATTATTCTTAATATGGAAGAAACCGGCTACAAGTTAGACGGCTCCCATAGTGTCAGTGTATGGGGTTTTAACGGCAATTATCTTGGACCCACTATTCGCATCAAATCGGGTTCCTTTGCAAAACTCAATTATCACAACAATTTGCCACAAAGTATTGCTCTCTCTATTCAGGGATTACAAGCCAGTGGCGAATTATTTGGTGGCGCGGCAAAAGTCCTCAAAAAAGGAGAATCTTGGGCACCCATTATCCCAATAGACCAACCTGCTGCGACTTGTTGGTATCGTTCTGCCACCCTGGCGAACTCGGCCTATCAAACCTATCGCGGCATTGTGGGAATGTGGTTAATTGAAGATGATCAAAGCCTAAAATCACAGCTGCCTCATAAATATGGTGTGGACGATATTCCATTAATCTTACAAGACATGGAATTTAACGGCGACGGATTACAATTATTTAAGCAAAATCAACCGCACTTTGTCGGTAATCGTCTTCTCGTTAATGGACAAGAAGCGCCTTATCTTGACGTCCCTCGTGGTTGGATACGTTTACGCTTACTCAATGCTTCATTAGCAAGAGCCTATGATCTCCGTTTAGATAACAAACAAGACATGTTGCTCATTGCCAGAGATTTAGGTTTTCTACCTCAAGGTAAAGCGATTAATTCTCTTATTCTTGCACCAGGTGAACGTGCCGAAGTGTTAGTCAATTTAAGCGAAGGAGAAGGTGTATCGCTTATCTCTGGCACTAAACGTGGTATTTTTGACAAAATCAAAAATGTGTTCAGTTCAGGCAATGATTTTGCAGATAACACCGTTTTAGAACTTCGACCGCAAGGTGACGTTTCAGCATTCAGTAAAAAAATGAATGAGCAATTTAATACTGATGCCACGGCTATGCTCGAAAGTAAAATTGCCCAAGAGCGCACCTTTGAATTGGATGTAACGAATGGCTTAATCAATAAACAACGCTTTGACCCGCGCCGTATTGATGTTTCAGCTAAAGTCGGCACCATCGAACGTTGGATTATCAACAGCTCGCTGCCTGTGGGCTTCACTATTCAAGGCGCTAAATTTGTGATTGAAAGCCAAGATGACGCCAACGTTGATGTGTCGGAACTAGCCTGGAAAGACACGGTTTGGGTGAAAAAGAAAGTACAAATTTTAGTAAAATTTGAACAACCTTCATCAAATACTCATCCCTTCTTATTTGGCTCATCCAATTTAATGCTGGCAGATATGGGGTGCCTTGGTATAATGATCGTTCAATAA